DNA from Acidobacteriota bacterium:
AATTCTTTCATGACAAGCTCTCCTGTTGTATGGAATCAAGGTCGACAAAGATCTTCATCGACCTCTCCCCCTCCTGCTCGATGTAATCGTAGGCGTTCCGGTACTGCTCGAACGGGAAATGGCGGGTCTCCAGCGGCCTGGTGACCAGCCCGCCCGACCGGATGAGGCGGACCGCCTTGACGAAGTCCTGGCGCCGGTACATGAGCGTGCCCGTCAGGGTCAGCTCCCGGTCCTGGACGAGGCCCATGTCGACGCGGGGCCGGTCGCCGTAGACGCCGACGGCGACGATCGTTCCGCCCTTTTGGATGGCGCCGATCGCCTCGTTCAGCGCAACCTCGGCCGCGGCGCAATCGAAAGCCTTATCGAAACCCTTGGCGCCGAAGACGCGGGCCGACGCTTCCTTCAGGCTCTCGCGCCCGGCCCGGCCGACGTGCTTCAGGCCGCACCTCCGGGCGATGTCCAGCCGGAATTCGCTGACATCCGTGATGAGGACCCTGGCGCCGGCGGCCCGGGCCGCCTGGGCGACGAGGTTGCCGATGGGGCCGGCCCCGAGCACGGCGACGTTGGCCCCGGCCAGCGCCCCGGCGCGGGACGCGGCATGGACGCCGACGGCCGCGGGCTCGACCAGCGCGCCCTGTTCGAAGGTGAAGGAGGCCGGAAGCGGGACTATCCGTTCCTCCCGGGTCAGAAAGAACTCCTGGGCGCAGCCGGGGGCTTGAAATCCCTGGACCCGGAGGACGTCGCAGATGTGGTAGTCCCCCCGCCGGCAGGGGGCGCAGCGGCCGCAGACGAGCTGGGGCGTGGCCGTGACCTTCTCCCCCGGCCGCACGCTCTCGACGCGCCGACCGACGGCCTCCACGACGCCGGAGAATTCATGCCCCTGCACGACCGGGTAGGACGTGAAGGGATGGCGTCCGTGGCGGACGTGGATGTCTGATCCGCAGATGCCGATCATGCGGACCCGGATCAGGACTTCCTTCGGCCCGGGTTTCGGCGCCGGGACATCGCGGAACTCGATCGCGCCCGGACTGGTCATGACGGCTTGTTTCATGCGAAGACTCCTTGGCCGCGGCGGGCGGCCTCAGCGGAAGACGTAGTAGAGGACGACCAGCAGCGCCAGGAGTCCCCCGGCCAGAACCCGCGGATCGCTCCATCCCTGGATCCGGCCCCGGGAAAGAACGGCCTTCGGGCTGCTCCATGTCAGGTCGCGGATCTTTTCGAGGTCCGGTTTTGGGGTCAGCAGGCTGACCGCCACGAAAACCACGCTGCAGATGCAGAACATCCACCAGGCCTGCATCATGAACGGGATGCCCAATCCCTGGGTAATGACCTTTTCGGCGCCGAAAACGGGGAAGTCGATCAGGAAGGAGGCGAGCCCGAGAAGGAACCCGCCCACGAGGGTCGTCAGCGCCGCCTGTTTCGTGCCGCGCTTCCAGAAGACGCCCCAGAGGAAGACGGTCGTGATCGGCGGCGCCAGATAGCTGCCGATGGTGTTGATGGCCTCGAAGATGCTCGAGTAGCGTCCGCCCTGCGTCGACCAGGCCATGGCCAGGAGCATGACGGCCACCGTGCAGGCCTGGCCGATCCGTACCTGGGCCTTGTCCGAAGACTCCGGCCTGATCCTTTTAACGATGTCGACGGCGACCAGCGTGGCGGTGCTGTTGAGGGCGGCGGCGATCGTGCTCATCAACGCCGCCAGGAGTCCGGCTGCGATGACCCCCTTGAGCCCCGTCGGGATGAGCCGGACCAGGAGGACCGGCAGGGTCTGATTGGCGTCGGCCCCGATGACGTCGCGGAAGAGGACATAGCCGACGACGCCGGGCAGGACGAGGATGAAAACGGGGAGGATCTTGAGCAGGCCGGCGAAGAGGGCCCCTCTTTGGGCATCCTTCTCCGTCCGGGAGCCGAGGACGCGCTGGACGATCGTCTGGTCGGTGCACCAGTACCAGATGCCGAGGATGGGATAGCCGAGGAAGACGGCGTACCAGTTCAGGCCGGCCGAGCTGTGGGTCTGCAGCATGCTGAGCTGGCCGGGCTTGACGGCGGCCTTGAACGCGGCCAGGGAGGCGATGCCGTGCGAAGGCAGCGCCAGCACGGCGAAGATCGTGACCAGGGCGGCGCCCAGGATCAGTATGACCGCCTGGATCGACTCCGTGACCACGACCGCCTTGAGCCCGCCGAGCAGCGTATAGATGCCGGTCACGATCGAAATGAGGATTATCGAGGTGAGGACATCGATGCCGAAGAACTGGCGGAAGACCGCCGCTCCGGCGTACAAGCTCATGCCGATGTGGATGAACAGCGCCGCCAGGATGGCCATGAAAGCCAGCATGATCCTGGCACCAGGCCCGAACCGCTTCTCGAGGAACTCGGGCAGCGTGGAGATGCGGCTCCGGAAATAGAATGGCGCGAAGACCAGGGCCAGGAGGATAAGGCTGAAGGCCGCCATCCATTCAAAATTGCCCCAGACAAGCCCTTCGGAATAGCCCGAGGCGGCCAGCCCCACCAGGTGAATGGTCGAGATGTTGGCGGCGAACATGGCCGAGCCGACGACGCCCCAGCGAAGCGACCGGTCGGCCAGGAAGTAGCCGCTGGCGGTCCGCTTGATGCCGCGGGCCGAGAGCACTCCGATGGCGAGGATGCCCAGCATGTAGACGATGATGATCACGAGATCGAGCACGGGGATCCCGAGCGTCGCTTGGGTCATTATTCTCTCCTGGTTATGGCCTCATGGCGCCGGTCGGCCGCCGGACAAACCGGACGACATGGTGATCGTCAGGAAGGCCGGGGGAGAGCCCGATGGGCTCTCCCCCGGCTCCGTTAGACATGCGTTTTCCGGTTCTAGAACTTATAGGACAGAGAGAACCGGAATTGACGGGAACCGGAGAAGCCGCGGAGGCCGGTCGAGCCCGCCGTGTAGGTCCCGTCAGTCGCGTTCTCGTCAGCCGGGCGCCAGGTCCCGCCGGGGTTCTTGGCGACCGTCAGGGTGTACGCGCCGAGAAGGTTGAAAATATTCACATAGGCTCCGAGCGATCCGGGGCCGAGGCGCAGGTCCTTCCCGAGCCTGAGGTCGATGTTGTCGCTCGCTTCGTTCCAGTAGGTGCCGGGGGAGTTGACGTAGATCGAATAGCCCGTCCGGCTGACATTATGAGCCGCGGCCCAGGCAGCCGGAGGCTGGACGGTGACCGTCCGTCCCCAGGGCGAACCGTCGGAATGGGTATAGAAGAAGGAGAACATGAAATCGTAGGGAAGGATGAACGTGCCGTAGAGCTTGATCACGAGGGGCCGGCCGTAGGGCATGTCGCCGTACGAGTTGACAAAAGCGTTCGCGCTGGAGAAGACGCCCTGCGAGCCCCAGGAAGCATAGCTCATGGGATAGTTCCCCTTGCTCTTCGTAAAGTTGACCGAACCGCCGAGCTGCCAGTTCTGGGCCAGTCTCTTGTCGAAGCTGATCTCCACGGTGTCGTACTTGAAGACGGCTTCGGGGATGTTGGTCAGGCGGTGGAACTGGTCCGGCGCATCGTTGGACAGGAAATACATCGTGACGTCCTGGGCCGGATAGGAGCCGGTGGCCGGAACGGTCGTCGTGAACGGGACCCACCATTCGGGGGCCAGGTCATGGCTGTACCAGTACCGGTCGGAGGCCTTGTCCCAGAGGACGCTGCCCAGGATGTTCTGTCGGTTCTTGTGGATA
Protein-coding regions in this window:
- a CDS encoding alcohol dehydrogenase catalytic domain-containing protein; its protein translation is MKQAVMTSPGAIEFRDVPAPKPGPKEVLIRVRMIGICGSDIHVRHGRHPFTSYPVVQGHEFSGVVEAVGRRVESVRPGEKVTATPQLVCGRCAPCRRGDYHICDVLRVQGFQAPGCAQEFFLTREERIVPLPASFTFEQGALVEPAAVGVHAASRAGALAGANVAVLGAGPIGNLVAQAARAAGARVLITDVSEFRLDIARRCGLKHVGRAGRESLKEASARVFGAKGFDKAFDCAAAEVALNEAIGAIQKGGTIVAVGVYGDRPRVDMGLVQDRELTLTGTLMYRRQDFVKAVRLIRSGGLVTRPLETRHFPFEQYRNAYDYIEQEGERSMKIFVDLDSIQQESLS
- a CDS encoding sodium:solute symporter, with product MTQATLGIPVLDLVIIIVYMLGILAIGVLSARGIKRTASGYFLADRSLRWGVVGSAMFAANISTIHLVGLAASGYSEGLVWGNFEWMAAFSLILLALVFAPFYFRSRISTLPEFLEKRFGPGARIMLAFMAILAALFIHIGMSLYAGAAVFRQFFGIDVLTSIILISIVTGIYTLLGGLKAVVVTESIQAVILILGAALVTIFAVLALPSHGIASLAAFKAAVKPGQLSMLQTHSSAGLNWYAVFLGYPILGIWYWCTDQTIVQRVLGSRTEKDAQRGALFAGLLKILPVFILVLPGVVGYVLFRDVIGADANQTLPVLLVRLIPTGLKGVIAAGLLAALMSTIAAALNSTATLVAVDIVKRIRPESSDKAQVRIGQACTVAVMLLAMAWSTQGGRYSSIFEAINTIGSYLAPPITTVFLWGVFWKRGTKQAALTTLVGGFLLGLASFLIDFPVFGAEKVITQGLGIPFMMQAWWMFCICSVVFVAVSLLTPKPDLEKIRDLTWSSPKAVLSRGRIQGWSDPRVLAGGLLALLVVLYYVFR